Within Quercus lobata isolate SW786 chromosome 5, ValleyOak3.0 Primary Assembly, whole genome shotgun sequence, the genomic segment GAAAACAATTAAGCCTAACTCAACAGAAACCAAATTCAAAGCCGAGTACAAAGCAAGGCCGGATTAATTCCCCAATTATAGCAGAGCACTTTATTTAATACtgagttagagcattcacatcaatctCCTTAAATTTTTAGCTAAACTAACCAAAAAACTCTACTTTTACTATTAGCTACCCGTGTTTTTTATGCACACACATCAAACTCAATACTCTATTTcttacttcatttaaatatttatttattctctctcctcttagCATCAGGCCTCCTAGTGATGATTTTTCAACAACAATACAACTCTTAGTTTTTACCTAGTAGACCCAAAAGGAGGCCACATTGCTTATGACTGGAAAAATTCCACATCTTCAATACCAAGCagtaatcaaaataaaaactaatataaGTAGAATGTGATCAGAATTATAAGCTAAACAATACATTTGCATTTGACCGGAAAAATACCATATCTTCAATACCAAGCagcaatcaaaataaaaactattctAAGTAGAATGTCATCAGAATTATAAGCTAGTCAATACATCTGCATTTGATTGGAAAAATACCACATCTTCAATACCAAGcagtaatcaaattaaaaactattctAAGTAGAATGTGATCATAATTATAAGCTAGCCAATATATTTGCATACCTATCAGTCTACCCCGCTTTTATCCAAATTAAATAACTGTACTAAGCCTATAGCTTACATTAAAAGGGGAACCACATAAGATCAACAAATATTTGCATAAGGCATCAAGTAATAACTTGTCAACTATAAACAGAGTACTTATCTTGCCAGCAGGGGCCATGAACATTTTACATTTAGTGGACAAAAACCATACCAAAAGGAACTTAAGAAACCAGAGAGGAACAAAAGCAActcaaaacacacaaataaagtTAAAGTTTCGTTCTTTAATAAATCAAACTCTTTCCCCAACTACCAAACAGACCCAAAAGATTATTGAAAATCTGAGAAGTGAGTAAAATGTAGAACAGAGTTCTGAACCTCAGCACGTTAGAATAAATAGAgtaccatgaaaaaaaaaacagctatTCAGTTTAAAACCCAGAAACATGAACAAACACATTCAAACAGAAGTAAAATTGagtaaagaaaaatgatgattttgagcaACAAATTGCATCAGCTACTAAAACAGATAGAgccaaaaaaattgaaccctTCACCAAACAAACCCACACCTGCAGCACAACTAATCCCACACGCTGCCAGCCACTCACCAGTACACGGCAGACACGCACACCCAACTGATATCATACCCATCATTAAGCAATTTTGGTGAAAAATTGAAGCACAAGTAAAGCAAATTTGGGGAAATTTCAAGCCAACTTTACACTACCTGAAATGGGTTTCGATTGGCAACGTATAAAACCCCATTTCCCTGTGCCGCCAAGGCCAATTAACAGTGAGCTCCTTTACAAAAATGGTGCAAAGTCGAAGAGAGAGGACAGAGAGCATggtcgagagagagagagtgatgcAAACTGATTTTGGGTGTGTTTCTGCATGAACAATGATTTTCTATTGTTTGGAATGAACAGTTCCCTCGCTAGAGCTGGCAAGGTACTGTTCATCTGCCAAGTTTGAAGGTCAAACTGGTGAGGCTGATGCAAACTGATTTTGGGTGTGTTTCGCCATTTATTTGCTGAAATGTTAAAGTAGCGACTAATGCAAAGGCTCTTACAGCTGCACCTTTTACTCTCCGTTCTTCCTTTACGATCTTTTTGATGATGCTAATAATCTGCTCCAGTATAGGTTATCCCTGCATGTATAATAGCATTCCCTTACCGCCATATTTGGTGGACAGTAGCCCACCAAGCTAGCTTACACAAGGTGGCTCTAAATCCCTTTCCTTTTAATTGGGTAGCACCCCATTTCTCTAAGTCCTGCCAACTCGTTAGCATCTGTCACTAGACAAAGCCCCATGATATTATCCCATAATCTCTTAGTAAAGGGgcattgaaaaaagaagaggtCTCTATCTTCAATACTGGACCTGCAGAAATGCAGGTAGTGTTCACAGCAAGACCCCATTGTATCAACCTGTCCGTAGTTGGGAGCTTATTAAGGATAAACATCCAACCAACAAAAGAGTACCTAGGGATAGCTAGATTAAACCACACCACGAACCACCACTCTTCCTTATTAGCTTTAGTTCTAATTTCATTCCAGGTTTTAGCACAATCAAACTTGTGAGATACAGACCATAAAGCCTAGTCTTCCTCTTTCAAATCTATCAAAGGAAGCTTGCTCTGGATATTTATAAGATGATCTGATCTGGCAGGCCTCCATGTCCAGAATTTGTTGCGTAGGATTGATGCAACTTTAGCTTCACATCCATATTTCTGTCGTAAGATACCATCAGGATGCCATGCATCATGCCAAAGAAATATCCTGCTGCCATCTCCTACtttttaactcaaaaatttTCTTGCCTCTTCCCTGAGTTTAAGAATAGATCTCCAACTCCTAGAACTGTCTTGTGGAATTTTTATAGTCCAAAAGCACcttcttttcaagaaaaatTGTCTTCAATTCATAAATTTCTATGCCACCTCCAAATTTAGACTTCAATTGCCAAACTCACCTTATTTTAGATCCCGTCAATCAACTCACAATGGTTCTAAATACGAATATACACAATTCAATTTCCTGCACTAAATAAAGCACCAAGATCTCTTCCCTTTGGAAAACTCAACCTTATCTTGCACTaaacgaaaaacccaccaccaattAACAATTATGCAGATGGAACATCAATTCAAGTTCAAATTGAACCCACTTTTATAGTCTAAACATCAAATCTATGACACAAAATAATTACGACGACAacaaacaaagccttagtcccaaaattttgggttcGGCTTAGATACTCAATAGTATTAGTTAGGGTTGGCCATATCtattcttttccttcattctaCTCTATCTAAAgccatattctttttttttttatttttttattttttaaataagtaagaagaatatattattgaaaaatgaatagcaagaaaaatacaaagagtTCACGTTAGCGAACAAAGAGTTGAAGCCATATTCTttgttacttccttaattgacatgtcatttttttctcaaaaaaaaaaaaaaaaaaaaaattgacatgtcattttCTATTACTTCTGCTAATGTGATTTTAAGTCTTCCTCTACCTTTATTGGTTCCCTCAATTTGGATCAACTCACTCTTTCTTATTTATGCATTAGTTGCTCTCCTTTGAACATGACTGAACCATCTTAACGCTCCGTTTGTTTTGTTGGAAAATCTTGTGTAAAGATGTatttggtagcataaaaaaagatgagttaaaggaaaactatctttggtcaatataaaaagtatgacttatttttagatattgttttccattaattttttttttggaaaacaactctatctcacagcaagctaaataagggaagttaggaGATTGTTTTTTAACTCACTTAAAGTTGCTACCAAACATTAGAAAAcgagatagttttatagaaaatgattcttggaaaatgacttattttctaaaaacatcactgttgaaacaaacagagcgtaatGACCttccctcatcttttcatcaataggggCTACCCCTATTTTTAAGCGAATTTCCACATTTTGAATTCTATTTTTGAAGTGTATTTCCACTTGTCCATCTGAAATTTCTCATTTCAGCTActtattttatgaatatgttgcTTCTTAATAGCTCAACATTCAGTACCAAAGAGCATAGTTGGTCATAAAGTagtcttataaaattttccctaTAACTTAATAGGCATTCTATGATCGCAATTGCACAACACTCCTGATGTGCTTCTCCACTTCATCCACCCTGATTTTATCCTATAATTCACATCCTCTTCAATCTCCCCATACTTATGACTTATTGAtccaaaatattgaaatttgtaACTCTTTGACATCTCTTGACCATCAAGTCTTACCACCtctttgtttttgcttataATTCCACTAAATTTACTATCTATGTACTTTGTTTTAGTCCCACTTAATCAAAAACCTTCAAATTCTAATCACCAAATTTCTAACTTGGCATTAACTCCACTTCTAGTTTCTTCCACTAAAACTATATCATTTGCAAAAGGCAAATACCAAGCTCTAGGATTGATTTAGTGAGCTCATCCATCACTAGTGCAAAGAGATATGGATTGAGTGCTAATCCTTGATGCGGACCTATAGTGATAGCAAACCCACTTGTGATTCCTCCACTTGTTCTCAAACTAGCTACAGATCCATTGTAAATATCCTTAATCAACTAAATATACTTAAGAGGAACTCATTTCTTTACCAAAACCCACCACATAAACTCTCTATGGACCCTATCATATGTTTTCTCTATATCAATGAAAACCACATGAAGATCTCTACAGGCCTCTCTATGTTTTTCCATTAGACATCTAAGTAAGAAAATATGACACTAAATAACAAACAGATTCAATTCCCTACCCTAATGTCTGGTTGCTAACCTGGAAGCAcaagataaattatcaaaaagttacatatttgttcatttcattCAAATTAATATACAATTACGTGTCtttaagagaaataaaaaaataaataggtaaaCTCGTCAAGATAACCCACACATCGGCATACAAGTTTCTCTTCAATGGAGATGCTCTACAGTAAACTCTCCCTAAGGCTAATAATACTTGTTTACCTGtcaaatatttttacatttttttattattattaattttgttatataagTATTTTAAGTTGGGACCGGGCTTAAAAAGCATTTCTAGTTTTGGTGATGCAAAGCTTTATCAGAAGTTTTTCTACTTTCTATTTTCCAAAACATATATGATAAAGTTCATGAATTCATCTTGCTTACTTCAGaccaaataatatatttatggCTAGTGTTTGCTTTGTTTCACTACTAAAACAATTAAGAAAGTTATGCCTCATGCCTGTGATATCTATTGTTGAATGTAAAACTAGTACAAGTGATAAGTGATAACCAATACCAACACTTATGTAACTGTAATCAAACAAATCGGCAATAACTGCATTTTTATTGCTAGCTAGGTAGGTAAACGTTTTGAAGCAATTCAACCCCCCTGACATATCCCCACACTGGAGATGGAAGCCCTAGTTTACTCCAAACACAACTGGAAATTACAAAAGcataattaagaaaatcaaacaacacAAATACATAGCAGGGACGCTGCATGGAACAGCATGCAGCGAAATTTTTCACACCAAGCTGGCATCAAGACACAAGATAGCAAGCAGCAGAATCATTAGGTGGCCTTCTCCGTCTGAAAGGGAATGGGAGTTGGCCAACAAGGGAGCACAAAGGTGAAGACATTGCAGCCATGGTAAAAGTAGTCAGCAGTCGGAATATCACAGACCACTTCCAGTGTTTTTCTCCTCAAGTTGCATGATACCACCTTAAATTTAATCATCAAATACACAATTTCTCCATCATTTGGATGATAGGCTAAGACTGCCACAGTTGGATATTTCTTGCTTAGGTATTCTGTGAGCCAAGGAGATTTTTCTGAAACCATTTTGTCAAAATACAGCTCATGCTCTAAGTTCCATTTGCCTCCTTCATCATAGTCCTTGAGCTCCCAAACACGTAAACAAGGATCAGCAAAAGCAACCTCATAAGGGTAACCTGAAATCTGGCATATCCTCAAGGTACCATGACACACTCCAAGACGCTCAATTCCATGGGATGGGTTCAATTCTACGGGCTTCTCAAAGAATTGGCAGCATTTACTGGTGTTTGGATCAAACCCAACAAGGCAATCAGTGCTACTCCACCAGAAAAGCAAACCGTTATAGGGAACACCGGGGAAGGCAAAGACATCCAACCGAAATCCTTGCGGGCACAACCCCACAGACTGAGTCCATTTACCTGTGTCGGATGAGAATATCTCTACACCGAATTCTGCTGACTCACCCTTAAATTCAGGAATGCGCATCACCCTATAACTAAGTTGCTTATGAAGAGCAGTGTCATACCAACATATGAACCCAACCCGAGCCCTTGCAAGTTGAGGCATGGGAGGCAGGGCAGTCCATTGCCTACTAATTGGATTTATCACATAGTATTCGCTCATAGGACCAGACCCCGCATCATTGCCAACCATGTTTGCGCAGCATAATAGCAAGTCATTACACGAAGCTTGAACAGTGACCTCAATATTATCATGCTGATATATTGGTGGTATATAAGTCAGAGATTTAAATTCCGGTTCCTCCGATGTCACGAGGAGGTGTCTCTTCTTTATCTGCTTATCAACGTAGTTGAGGAGCAAGGCAAAGGGACGATCCATAACTGAAGATGCATGGAGCCTAACAAAGTTGTTGGCAAAAGAGGGATCAGAGATAAGATTGCACCATTGTCTTGCCACAGACTTGCATCGCATCGCGGATTTCAGATCCAGCCGATACAGGATTTCCAACAGTAGGGAAATTGGGAGGTCCTCTATTTTCGTCAATTGCTTCTCAAAGTTGGCATTCCAACCATCAACCTGATTTTTCATTCCAACTCCCAAATTCCGACTTACCATCCAATTTTCTGATGATTGGGTcggattttcttttcttcttttgcgATGTGGAACCAAAGAAAGGTTTTTTCTTGACTTCAAGAGAGACATGGCAACAGCAAAAGCAGGAGCAGAGAACAGACGAACGTGTATGAGTATCTACCTGCCTCTAGGGATTTGCTTTCAAATTTATAGACTGCCTTTCATGTCCGAGTCCTTGTAGATTTCTAATTGACGTGGGCGAAATCCAAACcgtttgttttttaatttcacaaGATCGAGTTATTCAGTTTTTGTGTGGGCGGTGTAAACAATATCGGAACATCCAATCTATTTTATGTATACTAAGTTACCAATACAGCAATAAGCCTTAGCTTGATTTCGaccttcaaaattttttttttcttttcttttttctgcgAACAATTAACACAATTTTGTGCTAAACTAACTTTTAGATTCtatttgtgatttttaaaagtattatgaaaaactGAGCATATTCAGTTaggatcctacgtaggatcgtgGGAGGTAGGTGGAATCGTAGATTGTAAGATCGGATCGTGGATCGTAATATCttatattatttaagaaaaaaaaatacacattggtatattaaataatcacataaattatacattcattaATATAATTACCATACATTACTACATCCATTTATAAGCATCATTTAAAGTGGCCAAAAATCTCAAAACGTGACACTCTATtgggatattttttatttgagtccaATTGACACACTCT encodes:
- the LOC115990017 gene encoding F-box protein At3g26010-like; translation: MVSRNLGVGMKNQVDGWNANFEKQLTKIEDLPISLLLEILYRLDLKSAMRCKSVARQWCNLISDPSFANNFVRLHASSVMDRPFALLLNYVDKQIKKRHLLVTSEEPEFKSLTYIPPIYQHDNIEVTVQASCNDLLLCCANMVGNDAGSGPMSEYYVINPISRQWTALPPMPQLARARVGFICWYDTALHKQLSYRVMRIPEFKGESAEFGVEIFSSDTGKWTQSVGLCPQGFRLDVFAFPGVPYNGLLFWWSSTDCLVGFDPNTSKCCQFFEKPVELNPSHGIERLGVCHGTLRICQISGYPYEVAFADPCLRVWELKDYDEGGKWNLEHELYFDKMVSEKSPWLTEYLSKKYPTVAVLAYHPNDGEIVYLMIKFKVVSCNLRRKTLEVVCDIPTADYFYHGCNVFTFVLPCWPTPIPFQTEKAT